The following proteins are co-located in the Candidatus Zixiibacteriota bacterium genome:
- a CDS encoding transposase codes for MSSQVKRRSFDRGYKEAAVRLAVDERRGVAAVARELGISANLLHRWKEQLCVDGEAAFPGKGHLSPDQDELRRLRRQLADDQREW; via the coding sequence ATGAGTTCACAGGTGAAACGGCGGAGTTTTGATCGTGGCTATAAGGAGGCTGCGGTTCGGCTGGCGGTTGATGAGCGTCGTGGTGTGGCGGCCGTAGCTCGCGAGCTGGGGATCAGCGCCAATCTGCTTCACCGCTGGAAAGAGCAGTTGTGTGTCGATGGTGAGGCGGCCTTTCCCGGGAAAGGTCATTTGTCTCCGGATCAGGATGAACTGCGTCGATTGCGTCGGCAGTTAGCCGATGACCAAAGGGAATGG
- a CDS encoding cupin domain-containing protein, with protein sequence MRNVQNVIGSLLALVILTSCSKNENQAQTNTQTTHSATTDTAHTGPAHIMLTAAEFQWGDGPNSLPPGSKRAVLEGDPSKVGPFTMRVILPAGWLIRPHSHPEAEHVTVISGNFAMGTGDVWDSTSLKDLLPGGYAVMAKGSTHFALAREDCVIQLHGVGPWGIMYVNPADDPRNKMSQKL encoded by the coding sequence ATGCGAAATGTGCAAAATGTAATTGGAAGTCTTTTGGCGCTTGTCATATTGACAAGTTGTTCCAAGAACGAAAATCAGGCTCAGACGAACACTCAGACAACTCATTCGGCAACAACCGATACCGCTCATACCGGACCGGCGCACATAATGTTGACAGCCGCAGAGTTTCAGTGGGGTGACGGTCCCAATTCACTTCCGCCGGGATCGAAAAGGGCTGTTCTCGAAGGGGATCCGAGCAAAGTAGGTCCGTTCACTATGCGTGTAATCCTTCCCGCCGGTTGGCTGATACGTCCGCACAGTCATCCCGAGGCTGAACATGTCACAGTCATATCTGGCAATTTCGCGATGGGTACTGGCGATGTTTGGGATTCCACCTCCCTCAAAGATTTACTGCCCGGTGGTTATGCCGTAATGGCAAAGGGCTCAACTCACTTTGCCCTGGCGCGCGAGGATTGTGTGATTCAACTCCACGGAGTCGGGCCATGGGGAATAATGTATGTGAATCCCGCCGACGACCCGAGGAATAAAATGAGTCAGAAGCTATAA
- the crcB gene encoding fluoride efflux transporter CrcB — protein sequence MKEVWLVFLGGGLGSAARFLIASAVQRNGAVQFPYGTIAVNVAGCFLIGFLMALVTHRFIANSDLRLFVTIGILGGFTTFSSFTLETLELFRAGHTTGAIANIFLTVIVCLTATWLGAIIGEQV from the coding sequence TTGAAGGAGGTCTGGCTCGTCTTTCTCGGCGGGGGGCTTGGATCGGCTGCCCGGTTTCTCATAGCAAGTGCAGTTCAGAGAAATGGCGCTGTGCAGTTTCCTTATGGCACGATCGCGGTAAATGTTGCGGGCTGCTTTTTGATTGGTTTCTTGATGGCTTTAGTCACGCATCGATTTATTGCGAATTCGGATCTACGATTGTTTGTGACTATTGGAATTCTTGGCGGATTCACAACCTTCTCATCGTTTACCCTCGAGACTCTTGAACTCTTCCGCGCTGGACATACAACAGGGGCGATTGCAAATATATTCCTTACAGTGATCGTATGTCTGACCGCGACATGGCTGGGCGCTATTATTGGCGAACAAGTGTGA
- a CDS encoding BrxA/BrxB family bacilliredoxin — protein sequence MQFAQPSMYDRDAVTFMWKELEAVGVRPLQNAQDVDDLLKNNKGTALVVVNSVCGCAAGHARPGVALALQNTVIPDQSATVFAGVDVEAVQKARDYMTGMPPSSPSVTLFKDGKLVFMLERKDIEGSTATDVSAKLKKAFDAHCTKAGPSVSAETVQQVFGSGVMPKCGTDYTSKL from the coding sequence ATGCAATTTGCCCAACCTTCAATGTATGACCGGGACGCAGTCACATTTATGTGGAAAGAACTTGAAGCGGTCGGCGTCCGACCGCTTCAAAACGCACAAGACGTCGATGACCTCTTGAAGAATAATAAAGGGACCGCGCTGGTAGTGGTCAATTCCGTTTGCGGCTGTGCCGCTGGACACGCACGCCCCGGTGTCGCGCTTGCGCTTCAGAATACCGTCATTCCTGATCAGTCAGCGACTGTTTTTGCTGGTGTTGATGTCGAAGCCGTGCAGAAGGCTCGGGATTATATGACCGGTATGCCGCCATCGTCGCCATCGGTCACGCTTTTCAAAGACGGCAAGCTGGTATTTATGCTTGAGCGCAAAGATATCGAAGGCTCAACGGCGACCGATGTCTCAGCTAAACTAAAGAAGGCTTTTGATGCCCACTGCACAAAGGCTGGCCCATCGGTTTCGGCTGAGACTGTTCAGCAGGTGTTTGGTTCTGGAGTCATGCCGAAATGCGGCACTGATTATACGTCGAAATTGTAG
- a CDS encoding 4a-hydroxytetrahydrobiopterin dehydratase has translation MPEPLESKSCIPCKQGAPKLTDEEITKMLGEVDNWRVIEQSQNDKQFNTLEKRFSFKDFRAAMAFLRQVEELAESQGHHPDFCVHYNKVDFTIWTHAIGGLHQNDFILASKIDGLKK, from the coding sequence ATGCCAGAACCACTGGAATCAAAAAGCTGCATCCCCTGTAAACAGGGCGCGCCGAAACTTACAGACGAAGAAATCACAAAGATGCTGGGCGAGGTCGACAACTGGAGGGTTATTGAACAGAGCCAAAACGACAAACAATTCAACACGCTTGAAAAGCGGTTTTCGTTCAAAGATTTTCGGGCGGCGATGGCGTTTTTACGCCAAGTCGAAGAGTTGGCCGAATCGCAAGGCCACCATCCCGATTTTTGCGTGCATTATAATAAAGTCGATTTCACAATTTGGACGCATGCTATTGGCGGCCTGCACCAAAACGATTTTATCCTTGCCTCAAAAATAGACGGCTTGAAAAAGTAG
- a CDS encoding DUF2238 domain-containing protein: MKRVEKGVGLEFRTRLLFLFAVWWLVWAVEPWHFSDWLLENILTFLFLPLLILTKESFRFSNLSYGVIFVFLSLHTVGSHYTYAEVPYEQWTEMLGFSLNGLFGFTRNHFDRLVHFLFGLLMVYPVRELFVRVAETKGAWSYYFPIELVMSLSMLYEIVEWGIAVLFGGDLGQAYLGTQGDIWDAHKDMGLATLGACIAMAIVAAVNWRFQKDFAREFSHSLTVKKHTPLGEIRLREITNKKQL; this comes from the coding sequence ATGAAAAGAGTGGAAAAAGGAGTTGGCCTCGAGTTTCGTACCCGATTATTATTTCTCTTTGCCGTATGGTGGCTTGTCTGGGCTGTGGAGCCTTGGCATTTTTCAGATTGGCTGTTGGAGAATATACTCACGTTTCTCTTTCTCCCGCTGCTTATACTCACCAAAGAAAGTTTTCGATTCAGCAATCTCTCCTATGGCGTCATTTTTGTTTTTTTGTCGCTTCACACAGTAGGCTCGCACTACACCTATGCCGAGGTCCCGTATGAACAATGGACAGAAATGCTCGGATTTTCACTCAACGGCCTATTTGGATTCACCCGGAATCACTTTGATCGGCTCGTTCATTTTCTGTTTGGGTTGCTGATGGTCTATCCGGTGCGCGAACTTTTTGTACGAGTAGCCGAAACAAAAGGGGCTTGGAGCTACTACTTCCCGATTGAGTTGGTTATGTCACTTTCGATGTTGTATGAAATTGTGGAGTGGGGAATAGCCGTGTTATTCGGCGGAGACCTCGGTCAGGCGTACCTCGGCACTCAGGGGGATATTTGGGATGCTCACAAAGATATGGGACTGGCAACACTTGGCGCTTGCATAGCTATGGCTATTGTTGCGGCAGTCAATTGGCGATTTCAGAAAGATTTCGCTCGTGAATTTTCCCACAGCCTGACCGTCAAGAAGCACACACCTCTTGGCGAGATCAGACTGCGGGAAATAACAAACAAAAAACAATTATAA